Genomic window (Rossellomorea aquimaris):
CTTGTTTTTGGGGAGCGCAGTGGAGAAAGAACCGAAAGAATCGCGAAGCTTGAAAAGGCATTATCAGGGACGAAGGCAAACTTTCGGTTATCCGACACCATCGAGCAGGAAATGTGGCATAAGTATTTATTTATCAGTACTCTTTCAGGTGTCACATCCCTGTACCGTGCACCGATTGGTCCGATTCGGGGAATAGCAGAGGGTGCCGATATGATCAAAGGGGTCCTTTATGAATCCGCAGCGATTATGAGAAGCTTGAAAGCACCACTTGCTGAAAAGATAGAAGAAGCTCAATACGATAAGATCAATCAAATGGGTTATCGCATGAAGTCATCCTTACAACGGGACATGGAAAAAAATCTCTCCGTCGAAGCGGATCATTTATACGGATATTTATTGAAGGCTGCTGAAGCAGAGGGGATTGAAGCGCGTGAGTTGCGTTTGATTTATGGGAATTTGAAGATTTATGAAAGAGCCAATACGTAAGGTGAGAAACATCCGATACTTTAAAATGGTTTCGGGTGTTTTTTTATATGGGTTCAGTTGTTGAATGGGTGGTTGGATGGGCAGCTGTATACCACATTACCCAGCTGTCCATCCCAAACACATTTCCATTTCTTTATATAACTTACTTATTAAAAGAGGAGCTCAAATTCCTTGACGGAACCACCTTATACAAGCGTTGCAGGACCAGAACAGAAACAACGGTCACGACTATATCCAGAGGCAGATACGCAACCATCCATCCCCAGGCAACCGTGTAACTGAATCCGCCCGGTGCTTCCGCCCAAAATGTTAGGGCAAAATACATAAAATTCGTTCCGATTATGTAATTTAACAATAAGGACAGAATTCCTGCAGTGAAATATCCTCCAAGTGTTCGCTTTTTTTCCAGAACCATTCCTACGGCGAAAGCAACCGCGATAAAGGATAGAATAAATCCAAAGGTAGGACTGAGTAAACTTGACGGTCCTCCTTTAAATTGTGCAAACACCGGAGCCCCTACTAATCCCAAAGCTAAATAAACAGTCATCGCCTTCGCTCCCACCCGGCTACCGAGCATTCCTCCGGCAATGATGGCAAACATCAACTGAAGGGTGACAGGAACTCCTCCAATCATTAAAAACGGAGATACATTTGCTCCGACTGCCATTAAAGCTGCAAAAAGACCACATAAGACCATTTCTCTAGTTTTTCCCATTTCCATTTTCTCCTCCTTAAATCTGTGGTATGATTATTATTATCTTAAATGTTAACCTTTTTGTAAATGTGGTTAACATAAAAAAGGGGGGGGATTATGAAAGGCTTTTTCATTACCGGCACAGATACGGATATCGGAAAAACGGTAACGACTGGATTGTTAACAAAGTACTTCTTGGAAAATGGAATTGATGCATTTCCATATAAGCCCGTGCAAAGTGGAGCAATTTTGAAAAAAGATAGACTAGTAGCTCCTGATACTGAATTTTATGAAGTGGTCACTACTCGTTCGTTTGGAAAAGATGCGAATACATATTTATTAAAAACCCCAAGCTCCCCTCATCTTGCAGCTTCAATTGACGGGGTTAGGATTGAACTGAAACCAATTCTAGAACAGGTGGAGAAGTTGCAAAGCACTCACGAACTTTTATTGGTTGAAGGAGCGGGAGGACTGATTGTCCCGTTAAACCAAGAAGAAACCATTCTTGATTTAATCGAACGGGTGTCACTGCCTGTCATTCTTGTCGCGCGAACTGGACTTGGAACAATTAATCATACGGTCTTGTCTGTGATGGCATTGAAACAACGAAATATTGAAATCGCAGGCATCATCCTGAATCAGACATCCATAGATGAAATGCCGGAGATTGAGCGGGACAACAAACGAATGATCGAAATATTAACCGGTATAAAGGTAATCGGTGTCCTGCCATACATAATTCAGAATTCTTTTGAAAAAATCGATGTACATGAACTTTTGAAAAATTGGAAACTAGAAAAGTTAGAGGGGGATGGATAGAGTGAATCAAAAGCAACTTATTGAAAAAAGCAGTCGGTATATGTGGCTACCGTTTACGCAGATGAAGGATTATGATGAGAACCCGTTGGTGATTGAAAGCGGGGAAGGGGTTTATCTTCGGGACATCTACGGGAACGAATATCTTGATGGATATTCTTCCCTTTGGCTAAATGTTCATGGCCATCGCAATGAGGAAATCAATCAAGCGATCAAGGATCAGCTGGATAAAATCGCTCACTCTACTTTGCTCGGTGCCACCAATGTTCCTTCTATTTTGTTAGCCGAGAAACTGGTTGAACTTTCCCCGGAGAGATTAGCGAGAGTCTTCTACTCAGACAGCGGTGCAACCTCTGTTGAAATTGCGATTAAAATGGCCTATCAATACTGGCAAAATAAAGGGAAGCCGGAAAAGCAGAAATTTATCACTCTTCAAAATGCGTACCATGGAGATACGGTTGGTGCGATCAGTGTTGGAAAAGTGGACATTTTTCATAGAGTCTACAAATCTCTAATGTTCGAATCACTCGTTGCTCCGTTCCCGGACGTGGTCCATCATCCTGATTTAGTTGATGAGGAAGAGATTCGAGATCGTGCACTTGAGGAACTGGAAGGGATTTTGAAAGAGCATCATTATGAGATTGCCGGGATGACAGTGGAGTCGTTGATACAAGATGCTGGCGGCATGAATATTATGCCAGAGGGCTACTTTAAAGGGGTCGAAAAGCTTTGCAGAAAATATGAGGTTCTCCTGATTGTCGATGAAGTGGCTACAGGCTTCGGCCGTACAGGAAAAATGTTCGCTGTCGAGTATGAACAAGTCCAGCCTGACATCATGACTGTGGCGAAAGGGATCACAGGTGGATACCTCCCGATTGCAGCAACCCTCACCACCGAAGAAATCTATAAAGCTTTCTATGATGATTACACATCACTGAAAACCTTCTTCCACGGCCATTCCTATACAGGGAACCAGCTTGGTTGTGCTGCGGCATTGGCGAACCTGGAGATCTATGAAAGAGAAAACCTGATTGAGAAAGTTCAAGAGAAAGCGGGGATCATTAAATCCCTGTTAGCTCCATTAAAAGAACATCCCCATGTGATCAGCATTAGACAGCTTGGGATGATATGCGGCATTGAGTTGGTAAAGGATAAAGCCAGTAAAAAGCAGTTCTTATGGGAAGACAGAGTCGGCTACCGGACCACCATCAAAATGCGAGAACTGGGTATGCTGACCCGTCCGATAGGAGACACCATCGTCTTCATGCCGCCACTCGCCACAACCGAAGAAGAGCTTGAGAAAATGGTAGGGATTATGTTCGAATCCATAGAAATCACAACGAAGGGAGCGGTTGGGGTTTAGGGACGGACCTTCAACCACCCCGCGCAGCTAATCAAAACGTTAAAGAGAGTTAAGAGAGGGACGGACCTTGGATGGGGTTCGTCTTTTTTCGTTTGATATGGTGATAGTTTAACTGGTGAAAAAACGATGGGAACTAACAGGTAAAATAAAGTAGGATTTTAAAAATCAAAATAACGTATTAAATCAACAGGAGTAGAATGGTGATATGAAAGGGATGCAAAAAAAGAGAGAGAGCAATTGAATATGGTAATCGCCCATACAACCACCTCTCAACAAAAAAGGAAACCATTCCCCCGCCAAAACGTATATATCAATATCCATCACTACGTATCAAAAGGAGGTCAAAAATGAACAAAACAATCTGGATGAGCGCACCATTAGTCCTCATCGCTGCCATATCCATCTGGCTAACATCAAACGCCACTAATGCCCTCACCCTGTTAGCTGCCTATGGAATCATCCTATCCTTCCTCGTCTACTTCTCTTTCTTCAAAATTAAAAAGTGAAAAAAGAAGGGACGGACCTCCAATCACTCCACCCGAAACTAAAAAACGTTGATGTAACAGGATTTGAGTAAATGAAGAGGTCCGTCCCTCTCACTGAATTGCTTCCAATAAAAAGTCTACGATGTGGATTGCACGCATTTTATTGGATAGGCCTTCTCGTTCGATGCCGAGTTTCATTTGGAGGAGGCAGCCCGGGTTTGATGTGATGATGGTGCTTGCCTCGGTTTGCTCTACGTTGTCCATTTTGTGATCGAGGATCTTCATGGACATTTCTGATTCGACGATGTTGTAGATACCGGCTGATCCGCAACAGTGATCGGCTTGCTTCATCTCGATGTAGTCAGCACCTTCTACTGATTGAAGGAGGAGTCTTGGTTCCACAAATGTACGCTGCACGTTTCGCAAGTGACACGAATCCTGATACGTAATTCGTTGAGAGGAAACGTTCAATTTCTTTTTATGAAACTCTAATTCTACAAGAATGGACGAGATGTCTTTGATTTTGTTTTTAAACTGAACCGCACGATCTTTCCAATCGGGATCATCTTTCAGTAAGTGATCATAGTCGACGAGAAAGGCTCCGCATCCCCCGGCATTGGTGATGATGTAATCGACTCCATCCGCTTCAAAAGCCGCGATGTTCCTCTTTGCCAAATCCTTCGCTGCATTCTTTTCACCGCTATGACCATGCAAGGCTCCGCAGCAGGTTTGCGTCTTTGGGATCACGATATCACAGCCTGCCAGCTGCAATAGTTTCGTAGTGGCATTATTTGTTTCCAGAAACATCGTATCCATTAAACAGCCAGAGAAGAATGCGACTTTTTTACGGACGTCACCAATCGAGGTCAGGGACGTTGGGCGCTCCTTCATGTCTTTCAGCTTGGGAACTTGAGGGAGCACGCGTTCCATTGTCGCCATGCTTTCCGGAAATAGTTTCATCACCCCGGTCGTATGGACTGCCTTCTGCAATCCCGAACGCTGATAGATTCCAAGAAGGTTCGTGACCATTCTCATTCTGTCAGGGTGTGGGAATAATCCTTCAAAAACGGTTTTTCTAAGAACCCGTACGGGAAGGGAGTGTTTTTTATTTTGATTGATGATATCACGTGCCTCTTCTAATAGGTGACCGTAGTTAACACCGGAAGGACAAACGGGTTCACAGGCTCTGCAGCCCAAGCATAGATCCAATGTTCGTTCGACTTCTTCATCAGGTTCGATGACGCCATCCACCACTGCCTTCATTAAGGCGATCCGACCTCGAGGAGAGTGGGATTCTTTAAATCCTGACTCAATATACGTAGGGCAGGAAGGGAGACAGAAACCGCATCTCATACAATTCAATAGTTCATCTTCATCCATGCGGTCTTTAAATTCCTGCTGTATCTTTTGTTTTTCTTGAAGGGTTGTCATCTTGAAATCACCACACGTTTTCTTGATTCTTTAGCGAATACTTTATTCGGATTCATAATGTTATTTGGATCGAATGATTGCTTGATCATTTTCATGGCTGCAATGCCTTCAGGTCCAAGTTTCCATTCGAGATAAGGGGCTTTCATCATGCCGACACCGTGTTCTCCGGTAATGGTTCCACCCAATTCAATGGCATGAGCAAAGATTTCTTCAAAGGCTGCTTCGACGCGCTCCATTTCATCATGGTCCCTGGCGTCAGTCGCAACCGTCGGGTGAAGATTTCCGTCCCCGGCATGACCAAAGGTACAAATCTTCAACTCATAGCGATCGGAAATATCATTGATTGCTTTCACCATCTTGGCGATTTCCGAGCGGGGAACCGTCGCGTCCTCTAGTATTGTCGTCGGTTTGAGACGGGCCAGTGCCGATAGGGCAGAGCGGCGGGCGGTACGAAGGGCATCTGCTTCTATCTCCGTTTTGGCTAGTTGAACGGATACAGCGTTGTTCTGTAAACAAACTTCCTCCATTCGTTTCATATCACGTGCAACCACTTCCGGAGGACCATCCTGTTCAATCAAGAGCACCGCTTTTACATCGGTTGGTAACCCGATTTTGGCAAAATCCTCAACCACCTCAAGTGTAGGCTGATCTAAAAATTCAAGGGTAGTCGGAATGATGCGATTGGCGATGATACTGGAGACACTTTTGGCAGCTGCTTCAATATCCTGATAAAGGGCAAGCATCGTTTGCTTCGTTTCAGGCATGGGAACCAGCTTTAACGTCGCTTCGGTGATGACGCATAGCGTTCCTTCAGATCCTACAAAAAGACGGGTCAAATCATAGCCAGCTACGTCTTTCGCGAGTTTTCCCCCTGTACGGATGATGTCTCCATTGGGGAGGACGGCTTCCAATGCCAGCACATAATCGCGAGTTACGCCATATTTCAGTCCTCTCAAACCACCAGAGTTCTCATTGATGTTCCCACCGATCGTTGATATTTTCATGGAACTCGGATCAGGAGGATAGAAGAGCCTCTTTGCTTCAACTGTATGAATGAGATCCAGGGTTACAACACCAGGCTGGACGGTAACTGTTAGATTCTCTTCATCCACCTCCAGAATCTTGTTCATATGGGTGAATAAGAGAACAAGGCCGCCTTCTGTAGGGCATGTGCCTGCGCAGAGGTTCGTTCCTGATCCTCTAGGGACGATTGGAATGCGGTGCTCATTGCAGATTTTCACGACTTCTGACACTTCCTCTGTCGAGCGGGGGACGATGACCGCGTCAGGCATGGATTGGTAGTTAGGAGTTGCGTCGTAGGAATAGACAAGCTTTTCCGCAGGAGTATCCCGGTAATTTTCTCCGCCGACGATTTCGACGAAACGTTTTTTGATGTCAGGAGTGATCATACTAAATTCCACCTTTTTTAACATGTTTTTCAAATCGTATATAAAAAGAGTAAAGAGACGATACCTGACGTTTAGTCCAAGGTCCGTCCCTCCTAAAAGGTTATTTAATTGCGGCTTTCATGGCTTGGCGCAGGTGGCCTTTGTGAAGGGTGAGAAGGTCGTAGACTTCTTGTTCTTCGAGGCCTGTCAGAAGCGATAGGATGGCAGGTTTGACGCTTCCGTATGTTTCAAGGGCTTCGGTTGCTTCCTGTTTGGAGACGTCCGCTGCTTCCATGATGATGTTGCGCGCTCTGACTTTCAGTTTTGCGTTTGAAGGCATCACGTCGACCATGAGGTTACTGTATACTTTGCCAAGTTTGATCATGGATGCGGTTGTGAGCATATTCAGGATCAGTTTTTGGGCTGTTCCGGCTTTCATTCTCGTCGATCCTGTTACGACTTCCGGACCGACTTCTGCGACGATTGAGTGATCGGCCACATCACACATTGGGGATTGAGGTGAGCACACAACAGACGCCGTTACAGCCCCTCTTGATTTTGCTTCTTTTAAGGCTCCGATCGTATAAGGCGTCCGTCCGCTTGCGGCAATGCCAACAACGACATCATTTGCGCCAATTTCACGAATCGCGATTTCGTTGCGTCCGCCTTCTTCATCATCCTCTGCGCCTTCTAAGGGAAACTGGATGGCTCTTTCACCACCAGCGATGATCCCGATCACCTGGCCGGGGTCTGTGCTAAAGGTAGGCGGGCACTCTGATGCGTCAAGGATGCCCAGGCGTCCGCTTGTTCCTGCACCTACATAAAGAAGGCGGCCGCCATTTTCTAGCCTTGCTACGATGGAATCGACCACACGTGAAACAACTGGGATGGTCTTTTCCACGGCGTAGGCAACGGTTTGATCTTCACCATTGATTTTTTCTAAAATATTTTCTGTGCTTATTGTATCTATGTTCATTGTATTAGGATTTCTTGATTCCGTCAGGATCTTATGAAGGTCCATTTGTCTTGTTACCTGCCTTTCAAAATATGGGACATGGTGTGATGGTGCCTAATATAACTGGCTTACTTGCCCCTGTTGCTCCTGGTACGTTGCTTGGATTGCCATGCAGTGTTTCGTTTGCCAATAGGGCAAAGGCAATCGCTTCTTTCGCATCGGAAGAATAGCCGATATCTTCCTGAATGTGAATGTCTAACTGAGGAAGGAGCTCCCGCATCATACGGAGAAGCGTCCCATTATAGCTTCCTCCGCCTCCGATGATCACTTCATTTATCGAATGTTCAGGAAGAACGAATTTCTCATAGGCATCCGAAATCGTCAGAGCAGTGAAGTAGGTTGCCGTTGCAATCAGGTCTTCTTTCGAAAGATCACCAAACTCGTCAAGGATCCGCTTCACGAACACTTCTCCAAACAGTTCGCGACCCGTTGATTTTGGAGGCTCTTTAAGGAAGAAATCCTTCTCCCATTCCATCCATTTCCGTGCGATGTCTTTCTGGACCGTCCCTTTCGCGGCAATCGCTCCATCCTCATCAAAAGATAGGCCGAATAGCCGCTCGCATATTCCATCTATGACCATATTTCCAGGACCAGTATCAAATGCGAATACTTCTTGAAGAGCGCAATCTTTAGGAAGTACGGTCACATTTCCAATGCCTCCAATATTCTGAAGGAGTCTTCCCCGGTCTTTTTTTCGATAGAGAAGGAATTCCGTATAAGGTACAAGTGGGGCCCCTTCACCGCCTGCAGCCATATCCATGGAGCGGAAATTGGAGACCACTCTAGTGTTTGTACGATATGCAATCACGCTCGGCTCACCGATTTGAAGAGTGGAAGGAACCGAATCTTCCGTATGAAAGGGCTGGTGATAGACCGTTTGCCCGTGAGATCCGATAAAGTTTAACTCCTCGACTGAAACGCGAGCCTCCCTGCACACCTTCAAAACAGCATCTGCATAAACGTCTCCAAGCTCAAAATGCAAGCTGGAAAGGAGGGGAGTGGACGATTGTGTGACACTCATCACGTCGAAGATTTTCTTTTTTACGTGTGGAGGGAAGGGAGCAGTCGAATAATGAACGAGCTCCACTTTGGTATCAGTGCCGCTGCCTTCAATTGAAACAAGGGCAGCATCCACCCCATCCACAGACGTACCGGACATTAACCCGACTGCAAAACGCTTACTCATATGAAATCCTTCCTTCCCTGATGGCTTCTGTCACATCGACTGCCCCGGTGGCTGGGGAGGTTGAATCGACGATATAGGCTGCGTCTGGAAAGCGCTCTGCAATTCTTTCTTTATAAGTGGATTGCACCACCATATTATGTTCAAGGACACTTCCTTTTAAGGCGATAACCGGTTTCGCATCAATCTGTAGTTTCTCCAATAAGGCAATCGTCTGACGGGCAAGCTGCTCACCGGCTAATTCAAATAAAAGATTGGCCGCGTCATTACCATCCTCAGCTTGCTTGTGAACCACTTTCGCAAGCTTTGCAATTTCACCTTTGGATGAAGAATAGATAAACCCTTTTAAACCCTTCTCATCACTCGCTCCGATTTCATTTAAAATGTCACGGGAGAGAGGGGAAAGTGGTTTGCCTGAATCCATCTCGATGGAAATCTGTTTACATGCTTCAATTGCAATATGATAAGCACTTCCTTCGTCACCGAGAAGATGTCCCCAGCCGCCGGTTGTTCCTTCCAGTTTCCCGTTTCGTCCATAACAAATCGAACCCGTTCCCGCAATGGTCATCACACCGTTCTGATTCCCGATTAAACTGAAATAGGCGAGAGTGGCATCATTCAAAACGATAATCGGCAGTGAAGTCATCCTTTGTAACTCCATCTTGATTCGATGAGCCAGATTACCGGACTCGGCACCTGCCATCCCGATCACAATATGGGAAACCTCTTCAGAAGAAGTGTGATCCAAGCATTGTTGAATCACGGATGAGAGATTGGTTAATGCCTCTTCAAAGGACACCGTTGGATTACCGTGTCCGGATAAGCTTTGAAACAGGATGTTCTTCTCTGAATCCAGAACGAGTCCTTGGATTTTCGTCCCGCCTGCATCGATTCCTATTACTCTAGTCATCTAAAGAAACCTCCACATTACTTGGTTTGAAAGGCAAATTTACCCCAAGGCTTAAGGTAATCCACCAAGAAAATTTCTTCTTCACGGATACGTCCAACCACATTGGTTTTGCCTGAGTTCTCCATATCTTGAAGTGCGATTTGAAGTTCACCTGCATACTGGGCATATAGGTCGTTTTCAATCACGATGTCTCCGCGCTTTATGTCTGCCGTATTGTGGGGAGCAAATTCTCTTCCACGATATTTCACGCGGCTTTGGGTCGAACGGATCAGATAATCAGATACGTCACCACGATAGAAGTGCGGTTCTTCAAAAATAATCGTCTTTTCTAAGTCTGTTGTCGTTTCATGGGTTTCGACTGTAAAGGTCAGCTTCGATGTGTTCAGTTCGCTAAGCAGCTGCATTTCACGTTCTGATGCATAAGCGTTACTGATAATGACATCATCAATTAACCCTGTGGCAAAAAGATGCTTCGCCTGGACATCAATAGGAAGAGTACGGTGCATTTCTAATGTAGGCAATCCTTCCGTGACCGGCCAAGGACCGAATGTTGCATCGGAAGAGGAGACAAACGCAGCCGTTCTCATCCCGAAGTCTTTAAATTTTTTACTGCATTCAATAAAGAATGGATAGGATAAACCGGAGTAGCGGTGCGGATAGAAGTTATGACATCCAAGCAATTGATCCTTATTCGGTTGATACGTCATGATATTATCGATGTATTTGGTTGCATTACTCATATTGAGTTCAATCTTCAGATCATAAGGGTTGTGCGACATCATCGATTCTTCATGCCCTGTATACCCGAGATCTAGGCGGATTCCGTGAGCACCCAAATCGGCAAAAAAGGATAAATCATCATAGGAGATATTCAGTTCTTTAAAAATGCGGGGACTGATGTCAGCGATGACTTCCATGTTTTTTTCACGGGCAAACTTAATCGTTTCTTTAAAGTTCGAGAGGATCCCATCCTTGTCGCCTTCTACTGATAATAAGCAGGTGAACACTCGCTTAAATCCGTGAGAAGCGGCAAGAGCAAGATATTCCTTATCCTTTTCAGTCGTTGAATGGTTTGGGTAAATTGAAACTCCCAGTCTTTTACTCATTTGTATGCCTCCTTAGAATTATTTGTTTTCAAGTTTATCTATTCTTTTTAACAAGGGAATCATTTGTTCAATTAACGAAATTTCACTGATGGAGGTCATCAAGTGGTCCTGGGCATGAATCATCAGAAGTGATTTTTCAAAATCTTCTCCATTGATTTCTGCTTGAATGAGACTGGTTTGCGTTTTGTGAGCTTTGTTCAGTTCTGCATGGGCTGTTTTCAGCATCTCTTCAGCTTCTTCAAACTTACCTTCATGTGCCTTCGTCAGGGCC
Coding sequences:
- the bioD gene encoding dethiobiotin synthase gives rise to the protein MKGFFITGTDTDIGKTVTTGLLTKYFLENGIDAFPYKPVQSGAILKKDRLVAPDTEFYEVVTTRSFGKDANTYLLKTPSSPHLAASIDGVRIELKPILEQVEKLQSTHELLLVEGAGGLIVPLNQEETILDLIERVSLPVILVARTGLGTINHTVLSVMALKQRNIEIAGIILNQTSIDEMPEIERDNKRMIEILTGIKVIGVLPYIIQNSFEKIDVHELLKNWKLEKLEGDG
- the bioA gene encoding adenosylmethionine--8-amino-7-oxononanoate transaminase, which translates into the protein MDRVNQKQLIEKSSRYMWLPFTQMKDYDENPLVIESGEGVYLRDIYGNEYLDGYSSLWLNVHGHRNEEINQAIKDQLDKIAHSTLLGATNVPSILLAEKLVELSPERLARVFYSDSGATSVEIAIKMAYQYWQNKGKPEKQKFITLQNAYHGDTVGAISVGKVDIFHRVYKSLMFESLVAPFPDVVHHPDLVDEEEIRDRALEELEGILKEHHYEIAGMTVESLIQDAGGMNIMPEGYFKGVEKLCRKYEVLLIVDEVATGFGRTGKMFAVEYEQVQPDIMTVAKGITGGYLPIAATLTTEEIYKAFYDDYTSLKTFFHGHSYTGNQLGCAAALANLEIYERENLIEKVQEKAGIIKSLLAPLKEHPHVISIRQLGMICGIELVKDKASKKQFLWEDRVGYRTTIKMRELGMLTRPIGDTIVFMPPLATTEEELEKMVGIMFESIEITTKGAVGV
- a CDS encoding BadF/BadG/BcrA/BcrD ATPase family protein, with the protein product MTRVIGIDAGGTKIQGLVLDSEKNILFQSLSGHGNPTVSFEEALTNLSSVIQQCLDHTSSEEVSHIVIGMAGAESGNLAHRIKMELQRMTSLPIIVLNDATLAYFSLIGNQNGVMTIAGTGSICYGRNGKLEGTTGGWGHLLGDEGSAYHIAIEACKQISIEMDSGKPLSPLSRDILNEIGASDEKGLKGFIYSSSKGEIAKLAKVVHKQAEDGNDAANLLFELAGEQLARQTIALLEKLQIDAKPVIALKGSVLEHNMVVQSTYKERIAERFPDAAYIVDSTSPATGAVDVTEAIREGRISYE
- a CDS encoding MupG family TIM beta-alpha barrel fold protein codes for the protein MSKRLGVSIYPNHSTTEKDKEYLALAASHGFKRVFTCLLSVEGDKDGILSNFKETIKFAREKNMEVIADISPRIFKELNISYDDLSFFADLGAHGIRLDLGYTGHEESMMSHNPYDLKIELNMSNATKYIDNIMTYQPNKDQLLGCHNFYPHRYSGLSYPFFIECSKKFKDFGMRTAAFVSSSDATFGPWPVTEGLPTLEMHRTLPIDVQAKHLFATGLIDDVIISNAYASEREMQLLSELNTSKLTFTVETHETTTDLEKTIIFEEPHFYRGDVSDYLIRSTQSRVKYRGREFAPHNTADIKRGDIVIENDLYAQYAGELQIALQDMENSGKTNVVGRIREEEIFLVDYLKPWGKFAFQTK
- a CDS encoding ketopantoate reductase family protein, with amino-acid sequence MRILVVGAGAVGGYFGGRLVEKGEDVTFLVRERRENQLKKHGLQIDSVHGNFHCKPKTLRAEEKAEPFDAIILSTKAYHLKGAIESLHSFVGENTMILPLLNGMSHVEDLIEAFGKERVIGGLCFVESTLDETGKVIQSSPIHDLVFGERSGERTERIAKLEKALSGTKANFRLSDTIEQEMWHKYLFISTLSGVTSLYRAPIGPIRGIAEGADMIKGVLYESAAIMRSLKAPLAEKIEEAQYDKINQMGYRMKSSLQRDMEKNLSVEADHLYGYLLKAAEAEGIEARELRLIYGNLKIYERANT
- a CDS encoding biotin transporter BioY; protein product: MEMGKTREMVLCGLFAALMAVGANVSPFLMIGGVPVTLQLMFAIIAGGMLGSRVGAKAMTVYLALGLVGAPVFAQFKGGPSSLLSPTFGFILSFIAVAFAVGMVLEKKRTLGGYFTAGILSLLLNYIIGTNFMYFALTFWAEAPGGFSYTVAWGWMVAYLPLDIVVTVVSVLVLQRLYKVVPSRNLSSSFNK
- the anmK gene encoding anhydro-N-acetylmuramic acid kinase AnmK, with amino-acid sequence MSKRFAVGLMSGTSVDGVDAALVSIEGSGTDTKVELVHYSTAPFPPHVKKKIFDVMSVTQSSTPLLSSLHFELGDVYADAVLKVCREARVSVEELNFIGSHGQTVYHQPFHTEDSVPSTLQIGEPSVIAYRTNTRVVSNFRSMDMAAGGEGAPLVPYTEFLLYRKKDRGRLLQNIGGIGNVTVLPKDCALQEVFAFDTGPGNMVIDGICERLFGLSFDEDGAIAAKGTVQKDIARKWMEWEKDFFLKEPPKSTGRELFGEVFVKRILDEFGDLSKEDLIATATYFTALTISDAYEKFVLPEHSINEVIIGGGGSYNGTLLRMMRELLPQLDIHIQEDIGYSSDAKEAIAFALLANETLHGNPSNVPGATGASKPVILGTITPCPIF
- a CDS encoding (Fe-S)-binding protein gives rise to the protein MTTLQEKQKIQQEFKDRMDEDELLNCMRCGFCLPSCPTYIESGFKESHSPRGRIALMKAVVDGVIEPDEEVERTLDLCLGCRACEPVCPSGVNYGHLLEEARDIINQNKKHSLPVRVLRKTVFEGLFPHPDRMRMVTNLLGIYQRSGLQKAVHTTGVMKLFPESMATMERVLPQVPKLKDMKERPTSLTSIGDVRKKVAFFSGCLMDTMFLETNNATTKLLQLAGCDIVIPKTQTCCGALHGHSGEKNAAKDLAKRNIAAFEADGVDYIITNAGGCGAFLVDYDHLLKDDPDWKDRAVQFKNKIKDISSILVELEFHKKKLNVSSQRITYQDSCHLRNVQRTFVEPRLLLQSVEGADYIEMKQADHCCGSAGIYNIVESEMSMKILDHKMDNVEQTEASTIITSNPGCLLQMKLGIEREGLSNKMRAIHIVDFLLEAIQ
- the glcD gene encoding glycolate oxidase subunit GlcD; its protein translation is MITPDIKKRFVEIVGGENYRDTPAEKLVYSYDATPNYQSMPDAVIVPRSTEEVSEVVKICNEHRIPIVPRGSGTNLCAGTCPTEGGLVLLFTHMNKILEVDEENLTVTVQPGVVTLDLIHTVEAKRLFYPPDPSSMKISTIGGNINENSGGLRGLKYGVTRDYVLALEAVLPNGDIIRTGGKLAKDVAGYDLTRLFVGSEGTLCVITEATLKLVPMPETKQTMLALYQDIEAAAKSVSSIIANRIIPTTLEFLDQPTLEVVEDFAKIGLPTDVKAVLLIEQDGPPEVVARDMKRMEEVCLQNNAVSVQLAKTEIEADALRTARRSALSALARLKPTTILEDATVPRSEIAKMVKAINDISDRYELKICTFGHAGDGNLHPTVATDARDHDEMERVEAAFEEIFAHAIELGGTITGEHGVGMMKAPYLEWKLGPEGIAAMKMIKQSFDPNNIMNPNKVFAKESRKRVVISR
- a CDS encoding PTS lactose/cellobiose transporter subunit IIA; translation: MAEVRNVEMEIFEIISNGGNAKSTAYEALTKAHEGKFEEAEEMLKTAHAELNKAHKTQTSLIQAEINGEDFEKSLLMIHAQDHLMTSISEISLIEQMIPLLKRIDKLENK
- the murQ gene encoding N-acetylmuramic acid 6-phosphate etherase, with the translated sequence MDLHKILTESRNPNTMNIDTISTENILEKINGEDQTVAYAVEKTIPVVSRVVDSIVARLENGGRLLYVGAGTSGRLGILDASECPPTFSTDPGQVIGIIAGGERAIQFPLEGAEDDEEGGRNEIAIREIGANDVVVGIAASGRTPYTIGALKEAKSRGAVTASVVCSPQSPMCDVADHSIVAEVGPEVVTGSTRMKAGTAQKLILNMLTTASMIKLGKVYSNLMVDVMPSNAKLKVRARNIIMEAADVSKQEATEALETYGSVKPAILSLLTGLEEQEVYDLLTLHKGHLRQAMKAAIK